The DNA region CTTTCCGGTGACGGTGCCGGATTCGGCGAGGGTGAGCGCACGGGCCGCCTCCCGCAACGGGATTCGGGCCGCGATCTGCGGGTGCAGGGCGCCGCGTTCGGCGAGGTCGAGTACCGCGCCGAGGTCCTCGGCGATCCGCGAGCGGAACCGGGCGAGCCGGCGGCGGCCGGCCCAGATGTTGTAGAAGGACGCATTCCGCTTGTTGGGCAGCGCGTTCCACCACAGCAGCCGCGCGAACAGCTTCAGCACGGGCAGGCGGGAATCGCCCTCGTCGTTCTTGGTGGACGCGGTGCCGTAGGAGACGAGGCTGCCGCCGGGGGCCAGCAGTTCGAACGAATCCACGATGCCGGGACCGCCGACGTGATCGAAGACCGCGTCCACCCCGCCGGGCGCGAGCGCCCGCACCTGGGCGGCCACGTCCCCGCGATAGTCCACCGGCTGCGCCCCGAGCGCGGCCACCGCGTCGGCGTTGCGTGCCGACGCCGTCCCGATCACCCGGATCCCCGCCGCGCGCGCCAACTGCACCAGCGTCGAGCCGACACCGCCGTTCGCGCCGTGCACCAGAATGGTCTGCCCGGCACGGACTTTCGCCGTCCGGTGCAGCATCTGCCAGGCGGTGATGCCGTTGACGACGAAGGTCTCGGCGGCGTCGGCGGCGAGCCCGTCCGGCACCGGCACCAGATCGCCGGCGGGGAGCGTGAGGTGGCTGCTCCAGCCGCCGATCTTGGTCAGCGCCGCCACCCGCCGGCCGATCAGCGCCGGATCGACCCCGGGCCCCACCGCCAGCACGGTGCCGACGATGTCGTAGCCGGGCACGAACGGGAACGGCGGCTGGTCGTAGTACTTGCCGCGGCGCATCTGCTGCTCGGCGAAGGACACGCCCGTCGCCTCCATGTGCACCAGTGCGTCGCCGGCTCCGGGCGGCGGCAGTTCGCGGTCGGTGACGGTCAGGCCGGCCGGCTCGACCCGGCCCGGCAGCACGACCTCGGTGGCGATGATGTTCGACATCGGACTCTCCCTTCGGGATGAGTGATCGGTCAATCACTCTGTGGTCAAAAGAAAGCGCCCTCGGACAAGGGCGCGGGAAGCTCAGTTGAAGTGGCGGATGCCGGCGGTGAGGGTGGCGGCCCAGGGGCCCTCGCTCGCGTCCAGGCCGAGGGTGGTGATCAGGTGGCACAGCTGGCCGTAGGCCATGAAGTGCCGCACCTGCTCACCCGTCCCGCCGGAACGTCGCTCGGCGAACTCGGTGACCCGTTGCAGGCCGCGGCGCACGGCCGCGGCGATATCGGGCACGTCGGCCGCCGAGAGGGCGTGGACCTGCAGCATGAGCAGGGACTTGTCGACGATCAATTCGGCGTAGGCCCCGCCCATTTCGTGCAGGACCTGCTCCGGATCACCGCCCGGCGTCCGGGCGGCCCCGGCGGCCAGCGCCCCCTCGACCCGCTCGAAACACCGGTCCAGCGCGGCGACGAACAGCTCCACCTTGCTGGGAAACAGCTTGAACACGTACGCGGGGGAGATCCCGGCCGTCGCGGCGACGGTATTGATCGGGGTCCCGTGGAATCCGGTCTTGGCGAATTCGGCAATGGCCGCATCCAATACGGCCTCCCGCCGGACATCCGATGTGGAGAGTGCGACCCCGCGCCTGTTCATGTGAGTGACCGTACACTCACTCTCGGCTCATCGGCAACCCCTCCGAGTCGTCGGGCACGGCGAAGGCCGACTCGAGCGGCGGGAACATGGCCCGCGCGTCGTGCCCCGCGAACCACAGCCCGACCACGAAAGCCGCGGTGGCTTCCAGGTATCGGGCCCGGCTCAGGCCGCCCGCGGGGACCGGGCGCAGCTTCAGG from Nocardia tengchongensis includes:
- a CDS encoding TetR/AcrR family transcriptional regulator; amino-acid sequence: MNRRGVALSTSDVRREAVLDAAIAEFAKTGFHGTPINTVAATAGISPAYVFKLFPSKVELFVAALDRCFERVEGALAAGAARTPGGDPEQVLHEMGGAYAELIVDKSLLMLQVHALSAADVPDIAAAVRRGLQRVTEFAERRSGGTGEQVRHFMAYGQLCHLITTLGLDASEGPWAATLTAGIRHFN
- a CDS encoding medium chain dehydrogenase/reductase family protein, with the translated sequence MSNIIATEVVLPGRVEPAGLTVTDRELPPPGAGDALVHMEATGVSFAEQQMRRGKYYDQPPFPFVPGYDIVGTVLAVGPGVDPALIGRRVAALTKIGGWSSHLTLPAGDLVPVPDGLAADAAETFVVNGITAWQMLHRTAKVRAGQTILVHGANGGVGSTLVQLARAAGIRVIGTASARNADAVAALGAQPVDYRGDVAAQVRALAPGGVDAVFDHVGGPGIVDSFELLAPGGSLVSYGTASTKNDEGDSRLPVLKLFARLLWWNALPNKRNASFYNIWAGRRRLARFRSRIAEDLGAVLDLAERGALHPQIAARIPLREAARALTLAESGTVTGKVVLIGDTES